The following nucleotide sequence is from Corylus avellana chromosome ca7, CavTom2PMs-1.0.
tgtgagtgctaaaatattttattcaattacaaactcttCTCTTTACAAATTTGAATATTCTATTATTCTCCATAATTTCACTATTTGCCAGTTACTCAGtctttaagttattaaaatccTTCCATAGTTGATcaacgattaaaaaaaaaaaaaaaaaaagttagttacCAAAAAGCTCCATCaatcacttttattattattttttatttgatttttgaaaatatttttacaattaagaacaatgaaaacatttttggttttttatttaattttaagaattaaaatcaATGATAGTTTCCAAAACAAATGTCTTAATCTACAAAGTTTCCTAAAACATGATATGATTGATATCTATTATGATATTgatggtttagatttaatttaggacaaaaatttccttcaaaccagtttggagaaaatatcctaaaaatccatttaaaatagtgctaagtgtctataaacatttaaaagttacattaaatttaatctaaattagtaaactgctattaatgacgttaagaatttaatgtgccttttaaatgtttatacacttggcactattttaaatgggttgaaggatattttattcaaactggtttggaggaaatttctgtccattgaGTTATTTTCggaattaaaagttttaaaagaaattttacaaatagaagaaaatgcTCTGATTGACAGTTTTACAGTTTTACTATACCTGGGtctatagttttttattttttctccctagGTTTCCAAAATAGTCAGAAATGGTACCTAACCTataggaaaagacaaaatcgtACTTCGTTAGTTTTCGTCAGTCCCAATTAACAGAATTCCACGTCATCGCCACGTAAATGAGTTGTAAGGCTGACATCTATCCCTTGTTCCACGTTGGCACATTTAACTAACCATATCATCTAACCTAATTCATCCTTCTTCTTCAAACCCGAGTTGCATACCCCATTTACCCTTAAATTGCATGAACCCTAGAATCGAGCTCTAGAGTCAGTTCTTCTGCTATTCCCCGAATCGAGCTTATATCAGACTCACGCGTATGTATGGAAATGTCGAGGTGCCTTTCCTTCTGTtcccttccttcttcttcttcaacccaAAGCTACACACCCATTTATCCCCAAATGACTTGAACCCTAGAATCGATAAATCGTTTATCCCCAAATCGAGCTTACATAATCTGTCCCCAAATCGAGCTTCAATCTGGTTTGCAGACGCACGCATAAGGGATCTCGAACTGTCTTCCATCCGTTGACCGTGAGAACTCGCACTGGAAGGTGCGAAGAAGGAAATGTCATTAAGTCGAGTACGGGAATCCAAAGGAAATGAATCTTCTCTCGGCTTGGATAAGGTATATACTCAAACTCAAACCAAATTTCTGGATGGTTTTTTTGGTGAATACGGTATCAAAATTAAGTTCATGCTATTTTCATTAGGAGTAGATGAAGTCATCATCTGGATCTGGATCTACTTCGGTGGACTGTACTCAGATGTTCCGGGTTTGTTATTGCTCGTTACTTGCACCTTTGAAGACATCCTGGACTTTAGAAAACTCTGGAAGAAGATTTTGGGGTTGTGCTACCTATGATTCTAACGCGAGTAGTTTCATTGCACCACAAATCTATACATGTTTTACatcaaaattgatatttttcaaaattgaagtGTTGATAACATGAAGTGAGTGTACTGGTTTGATTCATATTTTATGTATATGTAGAGAAAAGTGGCATGCCGATTTTTCAAATAGATGGACAAACCAATTTGTGAAAGGGGTATGAAAGTTATTCTTGCGCTGTTGGATAAGGTAAAAGAGCTGGGAAATGaaaattatcaatatttggCAATGGTGAAAGACCTTGAGACTAAACATGATGACCTTGAGACTAAACATGATGGTTACAATGTAAAGGTAAATCAACTAGAGAAGAACGATGATAGACAATTAAAAATGCTTACCTACTTAGAAAAGGAGAATGATATATACAGGGCAAGAGAGAAATTTCTCATGTTTGGTTTATTGTTGTCATGGTTGATAATAGTGTTAATTGGTGTTATTGCACTACGTAAATGAGTGTTTTGTAATGTTgtatttagggttaaattcactttaccccctaaagtttcaggagtttttcaattcgaaccccaatgtttaaaaattggcaatgtacccccctaatgtttcaaaaattttcaatgggaaaaatataaaaaagcctcccaaactaccagccgttttcgatttagccccctaatgttccaaaagtgataaagtagccccccaagctaccaaactattgcattttggccactccgttagtcaaaaccgttagtttgGACGGAGACtgaaaaacgacgtcgttttgttgggagactactttatcactttctgaacattatggggttaaaatgaaaatggctggtagtttgaggggcttttttatatttttcgcaatttttttttttcataaaagggcattgtagtaacttacccataacaaaacgacgttgttttgcagtttccgtccaaactgacggttttgactaacggagtggccaaaatgtaatagtttggtagtttgggggggctactttatcacttttggaacattagggggctaaatcgaaaacgactggtagtttgaggggcttttttttatatttttcccattttcaattctgaccctccgttactaatttccgtctaattggaagaaaatcatcccacgtgtgTCTCACATAGGATTTTGATGCCCTGTATtctaattttgctctcattaaaacctatgaaattacgtaattaccatcaattttataagttttaatgagggtaattacgtaattttataggttttaatgagagcaaaattgaaatagggggcatcaaaatcccacatGAGACGTACGTGGGATGATTTTCGTCCcattagacaaaaattagtaatggagggtctgaattgaaaatttttgaaacattaggggggtacattaccaatttttaaacattggggttcgaattgaaaaactcctgaaacttcaggggggtaaagtgaattttcctcTTGTATTTATCTAAGTGATTAGTTATAGACTTGTGTGTTATTGAACTAATTAACTAAATGTTTTGTTAATGTTGTATGTATTGATGAGTTATTATTGTGTCATGATATGCTATGAATGGATGAATTGATGtaaatgttattattttatggAATTCATGCACATATATGGGTATGCACAATGGGTAGGGAAGTTGTACAATTTAATTTGACCAAATTATGTACATTCCAAATTGACCATAATTTCCATACCCAATGTCAAGTTGTACAACATGTTGGTATACcaatttctaatatatatatatatatatatgtgtgtgtgtgtgtgtgtggaaatTGGTATACCAACATGTTGAAGTTGTCGACACGAGGCATCTTGAAGTTGTCAGGCAAGGGGAAGCCCAACACTCGATCAATGAAAGGCAAATTGGTGTTGTCCATAAGCTCTCCCACAGCCCCTCTTATTGGACAAGAATAGAGATGTCATCTGGACAATGATCCGAGAGAGGATCTGAGAGCGCCTCGGGACCAAGGAGTAGTAGGTGAATACCACACTATCTCTAGAGGGATAACTGGTGGAGGACAGTCCAACTCGGCCAAAAAGGCTTACGAGAGGAAAACGCAAACTGAAGAGGTATTTTCATTGCAAAGACCTTCTAAGGTTGCAAGGAAACACTCAATGGTCCTTCCTTTTTCCGAAGAAGATGCCAGGGGGGTAATGCAGGCACATGATGATCCACTAGTAGTAACAGTGATGGTGGCCAACCATATGATTCATCGAATTTTGGTGGATAATGGAAGCTCGGCCGATGTCCTGTATTGGCCGGTTTTTAAGCAAATGAgtattgatcgtgataggatcaaaccaTTTGGATCTCCCCTAGTCGGATTTACAGGGAGCAAGTCCAACCAATTGGTCTTATTTCTCTCCCTATAACAACAGGGACGGCACCCAAGCAAAAAATTGTGATAGTAGATTTCTTGGTCGTTGATTGACCCGGTGCCTACAATGCCATCATAGGTCGTCCTACcttgaataagttgaaggccGTAACTTCAACTTACCACTTGATGACAGAGTTCCCAATAGAAGAGGGAGTTGGAGAAGTGAAGGGGGATCAGACTCAAGCGAGAAGATGTTATAATACATCTCTCAAGAAGGCCTCAGATCCGACTCATATTGTAATTGGTACAGAGGGTGGTAAAGGCAATAATAAGTCAAAGGGTGAGCCAGCTAAGCCACTAGAAGACGTGGTAGTTGGTGAAGGCAGAATTTTGAAGGTCAGGATGCAGCTCGGTCCCAAGATCCGAGAGGGTCTCGTCAACTTCCTTTGACAGAACTTGGAAGTTTTTGCATGGCCTCATGATGATATCCTAGGAATCAGTCTTGAATACATTCTCCACCAACTCATTGTGGATCCGAGTGTGAAGCCGGTAAAGCAAAAAATAAGGAAGTTCGCTCCTGAGTGAAATATGGCTATAGCTAAAGAAGTGGAAAAGCTACTCAGAGCTCGGTTAATTGAGAAAGTCTATTATCCCGATTGGTTAgccaatgtagtattggtcaaaaaatccaatgggaagtggaggatgtgcgtaGACTTCACTGACCTCAATAAAGCTTGTCCAAAAGACAGCTTTCTATTACCCCGCATCGATGCGTTGGTTGACTCGATAGTTGGGTATGGTTTACTCAGCTTCATGGACGCTTTCTTTGGCTATAACCAGATCTATATGCATCCAAAAGATCATGAGAAAACTGCATTCATAACTGACCAAGGCATGTACTATTACAAAGTCATGCCCTTCGACTTGAAAAATGCAGGGGCAACATACCAAAGGCCGGTCAACAAAATGTTCCGAGACCAGATCAGATGAAATATAGAAGTATACGTTGATGACATGCTGGTCAAAAGTGTGCTGCCACAAAACCATGCACTTGACTTGCAAGAGATGTTCACAACCTTGAAGAGGTATAGGATGAAGTTGAATCTCTCAAAATGTGCATTCGGAGTCTTGTCGAGAAAATTCCTCGATTATATGGTGTCGAGCCGAGGAATAGAAGCCAACCCCAAGAAGATACAAGTTGTTCTAGACATGCAATCTCCGAAGAATCTAAAGCAGCTCCAGCGGTTGATGGGAAGAATTGCGGCACTAAATCGGTTCATCTCACGATCAACCGATAAGTGTCTTCCATTTTTTAAGATCTTGAGAAAGGCTTTTGAATGGATTGATGAATGTGAAAAACCCTTCGAATAGCTAAAGAAGTATCTGATGAGCCTACCTTTGCTAAGCCAGACAATATTTGGAGAAGTGTTGTATCTGTACTTAGCTGCATTGTGAAAATCCCCAGGCCAGAGAATGAAAGATTAGACAGAGTGGCTCGAACAGATTCGACAGTAGATGGGGACACTAAAGATGAAACACCTATCCAAATTCTTTCACAATCATCCATTACCGAGATGGTGTCGGTCTCGACAGCCGAGACCATACCTGACTGGCAACTGGAAAAGGGAGTCCTTCATTCAGATCGAAAGTTAACTACTCGGTTGAGAATAAGAGCTGCGAGGTTTACAATGGTAAATGGAACTCTTTACAAAAGGGGTTTCATGTTACCACTCCTCAAATGTGTTTCAAGAGAGGAAGGAAATTATATCCTCAGAGAGATCCATGAAGGGATCTGCGGAAGCCATTCTGGAGCTAGAATACTGGCACACAAAGTTGTCCAAGCAAGTTTCTATTGGCCTAACATGTGTCGGGACTCGGAATTAGTTAGAGATTGTTATAAGTGCCATCGATTCGCTAATGTTACTCACCAACTCCCTGAAGACCTGAGTGCAATCTCTTCACCTTGGCCATTCTCACAATGAGGGGTAGACATAGTGGGACCATTGCCTCGTGGCAAGGGGGTGTACGATTTGCAGTTGTTGCTgtggattatttcaccaaatgggcagGGGTTGAAGCCTTAGTGA
It contains:
- the LOC132187920 gene encoding uncharacterized protein LOC132187920, giving the protein MLVKSVLPQNHALDLQEMFTTLKRYRMKLNLSKCAFGVLSRKFLDYMVSSRGIEANPKKIQVVLDMQSPKNLKQLQRLMGRIAALNRFISRSTDKSKEVSDEPTFAKPDNIWRSVVSVLSCIVKIPRPENERLDRVARTDSTVDGDTKDETPIQILSQSSITEMVSVSTAETIPDWQLEKGVLHSDRKLTTRLRIRAARFTMVNGTLYKRGFMLPLLKCVSREEGNYILREIHEGICGSHSGARILAHKVVQASFYWPNMCRDSELVRDCYKCHRFANVTHQLPEDLSAISSPWPFSQ